A single bacterium DNA region contains:
- a CDS encoding sodium:calcium antiporter, translated as MFIEILLLCCGVGILLSGADALIKGATNIAARLGVSTLIIGLTVVAFGTSAPELFVSVAAAIEGTADIAVGNVVGSNIFNILVVIGLTALIAPVDVARSIVHKDYPIMLIALGIFFIVSIDGVISRADGAILVFGFISYLFMNYLEVTSSERAVIEEFQEEELEQKPEAKTKSALLLILVGLIGLIIGAELIVENAVSIARKVGVSELVIGVTLVALGTSLPELATTVLAARRGEPDLVVGNAVGSNIFNVLCVISFTALIQPLPVVRNAISFDMPYMWISCGIILPMLFLKRTIGRHLGLMMLIGYGVYIMLCLG; from the coding sequence ATGTTCATTGAAATACTCTTATTGTGTTGTGGAGTTGGCATACTGCTTTCGGGTGCTGATGCGCTCATTAAGGGTGCCACTAATATTGCCGCTCGATTAGGAGTCTCTACTTTAATTATAGGTCTTACTGTTGTTGCCTTTGGAACTTCAGCGCCCGAGCTTTTTGTTTCTGTTGCAGCTGCTATTGAAGGGACTGCCGATATAGCAGTAGGAAATGTTGTAGGAAGTAATATATTTAACATTCTTGTGGTAATAGGACTAACCGCATTGATTGCTCCCGTAGATGTCGCCCGAAGCATTGTTCACAAAGATTATCCAATCATGTTAATCGCATTAGGAATCTTTTTTATCGTTTCTATCGATGGAGTTATCTCTCGTGCTGATGGTGCCATTCTTGTTTTCGGTTTTATAAGCTATCTCTTCATGAATTATCTAGAAGTAACATCTTCTGAACGAGCTGTTATTGAGGAATTTCAAGAAGAAGAGTTGGAGCAGAAGCCTGAAGCAAAGACCAAGAGTGCACTTCTTCTTATTCTCGTAGGTCTGATTGGTTTGATTATTGGTGCAGAGCTTATCGTTGAAAATGCAGTTTCAATAGCTCGCAAGGTTGGTGTGTCGGAGCTTGTAATCGGCGTAACGCTTGTTGCCCTCGGGACATCACTGCCTGAGCTCGCAACTACAGTGCTCGCTGCTCGAAGAGGAGAACCTGACTTAGTGGTTGGGAATGCAGTAGGGAGTAATATCTTTAATGTATTGTGTGTTATTTCATTCACGGCCTTGATTCAACCTCTTCCTGTGGTAAGGAACGCTATTTCCTTTGATATGCCGTATATGTGGATATCATGTGGCATTATTCTGCCGATGCTATTTCTCAAGCGAACGATAGGAAGACATCTTGGGCTAATGATGCTCATTGGTTATGGGGTGTATATCATGCTTTGTCTTGGATAA
- a CDS encoding undecaprenyl-diphosphate phosphatase: MDSSGEYGIPILLGIIEGLTEFIPVSSTGHLILFGEALTYHGPAAETFEVFIQLGAILAVLFLYPNRFLHLLRFNSSGGFSGWQGITKLCLACLPAFVLGFLLHSIIKGMLFRPIPVAIALIVGGVALIGIERKTLKSPVSSLEDISFRQSFLIGCFQTLALWPGISRSGATIIGGIWLGLERTVAAEFSFLVAVPVMFAATLFDLYKNMGSLGEGAFTELSTGFVVSFVVALIAIRTFIGFLKKFSLASFGWYRILLGVIVLLVLR, translated from the coding sequence ATGGATAGTAGTGGAGAGTATGGAATACCAATCCTCCTCGGAATTATTGAGGGATTAACTGAATTTATTCCGGTTTCAAGTACTGGTCATCTTATTTTATTCGGAGAGGCACTCACGTATCATGGTCCAGCTGCGGAGACGTTCGAAGTGTTCATTCAGCTAGGAGCTATTCTTGCAGTCCTATTTCTCTATCCCAATCGTTTTTTGCACCTTCTGCGATTTAATTCATCAGGAGGGTTTTCAGGATGGCAGGGTATCACGAAGCTTTGTCTTGCATGCTTGCCAGCATTTGTCCTGGGGTTCCTTCTTCATTCAATTATTAAGGGAATGCTCTTTAGACCAATCCCGGTGGCAATAGCACTGATTGTCGGAGGAGTTGCTCTGATCGGAATTGAGAGAAAGACTTTAAAAAGTCCAGTTAGCTCGCTTGAAGATATTTCTTTTCGTCAGAGTTTTCTCATAGGATGTTTTCAGACTCTAGCCCTCTGGCCTGGCATTTCACGCTCTGGTGCTACCATTATTGGTGGAATATGGCTTGGACTTGAACGTACCGTAGCAGCTGAGTTCTCTTTTCTTGTTGCTGTTCCTGTGATGTTTGCAGCTACGCTATTTGATTTATACAAAAATATGGGTTCGTTGGGAGAGGGGGCATTTACTGAGTTATCGACGGGTTTTGTTGTGTCGTTCGTCGTTGCATTAATTGCTATCCGAACGTTTATCGGATTTCTGAAGAAATTTTCACTTGCTTCCTTCGGTTGGTATAGAATTCTGCTGGGGGTGATTGTGTTGCTTGTATTGCGGTAA